From the Oryza glaberrima chromosome 5, OglaRS2, whole genome shotgun sequence genome, one window contains:
- the LOC127773227 gene encoding uncharacterized protein LOC127773227, giving the protein MARDLRGRGRRKAGHVRSLQDARRVVDMYGHRVGFKAKVVALHGGIRQARAVHAILSRQLGGEKKWEIRDMPKLELLIAVHRDIAAAAESLDYPIRAFTTAQHPPPAPGSPISLESVRLRLTACVLDDADEDDDGAYHFAGDELLRVTSLQHAGNALLHKQLGGGIVEDKVRGLGELLLGLATSMITEGPIPSVLFDDVPVQHPPLSKAKLLQFMRQAKRQILDVWDARISGPHFDGMRGQTAPVHAAGEAPSP; this is encoded by the coding sequence ATGGCGAGGGATCTCCGAGGCCGCGGCCGCAGGAAAGCCGGCCATGTCAGGTCTCTCCAGGATGCGCGCCGTGTGGTCGACATGTACGGCCATCGCGTGGGGTTCAAGGCCAAGGTGGTGGCGCTGCACGGCGGCATCAGGCAGGCTCGCGCCGTCCACGCCATCCTCTCGCGTCAGCTCGGTGGCGAGAAGAAGTGGGAGATTCGGGACATGCCGAAGCTGGAGCTCCTGATCGCCGTTCATCGGGAcatcgcggccgccgccgagagcCTGGACTACCCGATTCGCGCCTTCACCACCGCGCAGCACCCACCTCCCGCTCCCGGCTCCCCGATCAGCCTCGAGTccgtccgcctccgcctcaccGCCTGCGTactcgacgacgccgacgaagacgacgacggggcctATCACTTTGCCGGGGACGAGCTCCTGCGCGTCACAAGCCTGCAGCACGCCGGCAACGCTCTCCTCCACaagcagctcggcggcggcatcgtcgaGGACAAGGTGCGGGGGCtgggcgagctcctcctcggcctcgccaCCTCCATGATCACGGAGGGTCCGATCCCCTCGGTGCTGTTCGACGACGTCCCGGTGCAGCACCCTCCGCTATCCAAGGCCAAACTGCTCCAGTTCATGCGGCAGGCGAAGCGCCAAATCCTTGATGTTTGGGATGCGCGGATCTCCGGGCCCCACTTCGATGGAATGAGAGGCCAAACTGCTCCAGTTCATGCGGCAGGCGAAGCGCCAAGTCCTTGA